Proteins from one Loktanella sp. M215 genomic window:
- a CDS encoding NAD(P)/FAD-dependent oxidoreductase: protein MSRIVVIGGGQAAAALVAKLVAGGVTDGITLICAEPHAPYQRPPLSKAYLLGKMDRERLFFKPEAWYADHGIDLRLNCRAVGVDAAARQVKLSDDSVLGYDDLVLTTGAWPRTLPAAIGGTLGNVFAVRDLADADAMAPAFAEGARCLIVGGGYIGLEAAAVAASRGLHVTLVEASERILQRVAAPETSAYFRDLHRSHGVDIREGTGLVRLTGDDTVTGAVLSDGTTLDIDFAIVGVGIAPDTALADGAGLTLGNGIACDAHGRTSDPHIWAAGDCASTPWRGARVRIESVGNAIDQAEIVAQNLLGHDVTYTPTPWFWSDQYDCKLQIAGLNTGYTAVYVKTGEGLAQSHWYYRDDTLIAIDAMSDVRNYMVGKRLIEAGQSPAPAIVTDPATDMKALLRA, encoded by the coding sequence GTGAGCAGGATCGTGGTGATCGGTGGAGGACAAGCCGCGGCGGCGCTGGTGGCCAAACTGGTGGCGGGCGGTGTGACCGACGGCATCACCCTGATCTGCGCCGAACCTCACGCCCCCTACCAGCGCCCGCCCCTGTCCAAGGCCTATCTGCTGGGCAAGATGGACCGCGAGCGCCTGTTTTTCAAACCAGAGGCTTGGTATGCAGACCACGGTATCGACCTGCGGCTGAACTGTCGGGCGGTTGGCGTCGATGCAGCCGCGCGGCAGGTCAAGCTGTCCGACGACAGCGTGCTGGGCTACGACGATCTGGTGCTGACGACCGGGGCATGGCCCCGCACCCTGCCCGCCGCGATCGGTGGCACGCTGGGCAATGTCTTTGCCGTCCGCGATCTGGCCGATGCGGACGCCATGGCACCCGCCTTTGCCGAAGGCGCGCGCTGCCTGATCGTCGGTGGTGGCTACATCGGGCTGGAAGCGGCCGCCGTCGCCGCCAGTCGTGGCCTACACGTCACGCTTGTCGAGGCATCAGAGCGCATCCTGCAGCGCGTCGCCGCCCCGGAAACGTCCGCCTATTTCCGCGATCTGCACCGCAGCCACGGTGTGGATATCCGCGAAGGCACCGGTCTGGTGCGCCTGACCGGCGACGACACCGTGACCGGCGCGGTCCTGTCGGACGGGACAACGCTGGACATCGACTTCGCCATCGTCGGCGTCGGCATCGCCCCCGATACGGCGCTGGCCGATGGCGCGGGCCTGACGCTCGGCAATGGCATCGCCTGCGACGCCCACGGACGCACCTCGGACCCGCATATCTGGGCTGCAGGCGACTGCGCCTCGACCCCGTGGCGCGGGGCGCGGGTGCGGATCGAAAGCGTCGGTAATGCCATCGACCAGGCCGAGATCGTGGCCCAGAACCTGCTGGGCCATGACGTGACCTATACGCCCACCCCCTGGTTCTGGTCGGATCAATACGACTGCAAACTGCAGATCGCCGGGCTGAACACCGGCTACACCGCCGTCTACGTCAAAACTGGCGAGGGGCTGGCCCAATCCCACTGGTACTACCGCGACGACACGCTAATCGCGATCGACGCCATGTCGGACGTGCGCAACTATATGGTCGGCAAGCGCTTGATCGAAGCGGGGCAAAGCCCCGCACCCGCCATCGTCACCGACCCTGCCACGGACATGAAGGCGCTGCTGCGCGCATGA
- the rsmD gene encoding 16S rRNA (guanine(966)-N(2))-methyltransferase RsmD → MRIIAGQHRGTALVPVGAGDDAAHLRPTTDRVRESLFNVLQGGRFGDPIQGALVLDLFAGTGALGLEALSRGATHATFVDDGKVAQGLIAGNIAKLRRAGDCTLLRCRADALPDGKPCGLVFLDPPYGLGLGLTALRTARAKGWIAAGTVIVWEERTAQIPPQGFKALDARRYGDTWITLVEAL, encoded by the coding sequence ATGAGGATCATCGCAGGGCAACATCGCGGCACGGCGCTGGTGCCCGTGGGGGCCGGCGACGACGCAGCCCACCTGCGCCCCACCACGGACCGCGTGCGCGAAAGCCTTTTCAACGTGCTGCAGGGGGGCCGTTTCGGCGATCCGATCCAGGGTGCTCTGGTGCTGGACCTGTTCGCCGGCACCGGCGCGCTGGGGCTGGAGGCGCTGTCGCGCGGTGCCACCCACGCAACCTTCGTCGATGACGGCAAGGTGGCACAGGGCCTGATCGCCGGAAACATCGCCAAACTGCGCCGCGCGGGCGATTGCACCCTGTTGCGCTGCCGCGCCGACGCCCTGCCGGACGGTAAGCCGTGCGGCTTGGTGTTCCTCGATCCCCCCTACGGCCTGGGGCTGGGCCTGACGGCCCTGCGCACGGCAAGGGCAAAGGGCTGGATCGCGGCGGGCACGGTCATCGTCTGGGAGGAACGCACGGCACAGATCCCCCCCCAAGGTTTCAAGGCGCTGGACGCCCGCCGCTATGGCGACACATGGATCACGCTGGTGGAGGCGTTATGA
- a CDS encoding HAD family hydrolase yields the protein MTPELVIFDCDGVLVDTEPTTDRVISDNLTRHGLTIAPHEIHSLFAGGTLKGVGEGAVQRGARLPPDWLEHAYAEVYAALRAGVDVVPGVIDLIDALDTAGVPMAIASNGPPQKMEISLAASGLWDRFAGRIYSAYDHAPKPDPAMLRHAMQVAGAAPNATWMIDDMPAGWRAAQAAGCGCFAYVAEGGPARAAGYPSTPVTAMAQIAAALGI from the coding sequence ATGACACCCGAACTGGTGATTTTCGATTGCGACGGCGTGCTGGTGGACACGGAGCCCACCACCGACCGTGTCATCTCTGACAACCTGACGCGCCACGGTCTGACCATCGCCCCGCACGAGATTCACAGCCTCTTTGCCGGCGGTACGTTGAAGGGCGTGGGCGAAGGCGCCGTGCAGCGCGGGGCGCGGCTGCCCCCCGACTGGCTGGAGCATGCCTACGCCGAAGTCTACGCCGCCCTGCGCGCAGGTGTGGACGTCGTGCCCGGCGTGATCGACCTGATCGACGCGCTGGACACGGCGGGCGTGCCGATGGCCATCGCCTCGAACGGGCCACCGCAGAAGATGGAGATTTCGCTGGCCGCCTCCGGCCTGTGGGACCGGTTCGCCGGGCGCATCTATTCCGCCTATGACCATGCGCCAAAGCCAGACCCCGCCATGCTGCGGCATGCGATGCAGGTCGCAGGCGCCGCCCCGAACGCCACCTGGATGATCGACGACATGCCCGCCGGCTGGCGCGCGGCACAGGCCGCAGGCTGCGGCTGCTTTGCCTACGTGGCAGAGGGCGGGCCTGCGCGCGCCGCCGGGTATCCCTCGACACCCGTCACCGCCATGGCGCAGATCGCAGCGGCCCTCGGGATTTAA
- a CDS encoding TRAP transporter substrate-binding protein: protein MHRLNAAAFAATLVLAMPANAQEVTLRFQHFVSPASANPTYFMQPWADAIEEQSGGRIKVELYPFMQLGGAAPAQYDLIRDGAIDGGWVIPSYEPGRFPEAEALELPFMTPKSGEIASEAAWHYTQSHLMDDFADVHVIAAHMHGPGIIHKKGPAIATVEDMRGLKLRGPSRPATSLLTAMGAVPIGMPVPAFTEALSRGVVDGGVITWEMSPSLKLDELADSHTDVAGDEALYNLYFIWAMNKGVYDAMPADLQAVIDANSGLMASRWAGRAHDTGDALGREIMADSGNEIAVLSQPETDRIRALAEVVRADWIAEMDEKGFDGAALVQDATDEMAAARASSGGN from the coding sequence ATGCACCGTCTGAATGCTGCCGCTTTTGCGGCCACCCTTGTCCTTGCCATGCCTGCCAACGCGCAGGAGGTGACGTTGCGGTTCCAACACTTCGTGTCCCCCGCCAGTGCTAATCCGACCTATTTCATGCAGCCCTGGGCCGATGCGATCGAGGAACAGTCAGGCGGCCGCATCAAGGTCGAGCTTTATCCATTCATGCAACTGGGCGGTGCGGCGCCCGCGCAATACGACCTGATCCGCGACGGGGCCATCGACGGTGGCTGGGTCATTCCCAGCTACGAGCCCGGCCGCTTTCCCGAGGCCGAGGCGCTGGAACTGCCCTTCATGACGCCCAAATCCGGAGAGATCGCGTCTGAGGCCGCGTGGCATTACACGCAGTCGCACCTGATGGACGATTTCGCAGACGTCCACGTCATTGCGGCGCATATGCACGGGCCCGGCATCATTCACAAGAAAGGTCCGGCGATCGCCACGGTCGAGGATATGCGCGGTTTGAAACTGCGCGGCCCCTCGCGTCCCGCGACCAGCCTGCTGACCGCCATGGGCGCCGTGCCGATCGGCATGCCGGTCCCCGCCTTCACCGAGGCGCTGTCGCGCGGCGTCGTCGATGGCGGCGTCATCACATGGGAAATGTCGCCGAGCCTGAAGCTGGACGAACTTGCCGACAGCCATACGGACGTGGCGGGGGACGAGGCGCTTTATAACCTCTATTTCATCTGGGCGATGAACAAGGGAGTCTATGACGCGATGCCGGCCGACCTGCAGGCCGTCATTGATGCCAATTCCGGTCTGATGGCCAGTCGCTGGGCGGGTCGGGCGCATGATACGGGCGATGCCCTTGGCCGCGAGATCATGGCCGATAGCGGGAACGAGATTGCTGTGCTGTCCCAGCCCGAGACGGACCGCATCCGTGCGCTGGCCGAGGTCGTGCGCGCAGACTGGATCGCCGAGATGGATGAAAAGGGGTTCGACGGCGCCGCCCTTGTGCAGGACGCGACCGACGAGATGGCCGCGGCCCGCGCCTCATCCGGGGGCAACTGA
- a CDS encoding MFS transporter, whose translation MSAPKRLIPVLSAANFVIGMGAFVLIGMLTPVGQDFGIDPGRTGWLMTTYALAYAVLSPLLVSLTGSIGRRRVLAYALTGFAVANLLSALAPTELTLHLTRILAAAGAGLLTPVSASVAAGLSAPERRGKALAAVVFGLTLAQVLGVPAGSFIAYTFGWRAAFVVVALLAVPIVPLIWRIVPSGLAFQTVTLPELGRTLRDGRTMLAVAFTATYLASAYVVYTYLAPLLEQTMGYGRNGITAVLLVFGAAAVIGNLAGGAVADRIGSFRTLLGLAVGQAVVLPLFSLMPLPGPLLVVLIAGWSLLVWSMIAGQQMRIIALRPAAAPIVLALNAAAIYIGAAAGSAIGSAIIAMGGMRALGVGGSAVAVVATVHILWSERLNRKSA comes from the coding sequence GTGAGCGCGCCGAAACGGTTGATCCCGGTCCTGTCGGCGGCGAATTTCGTCATCGGCATGGGCGCCTTCGTGCTGATCGGGATGCTGACCCCGGTGGGGCAGGATTTCGGTATCGATCCCGGTCGCACCGGCTGGCTGATGACGACCTACGCACTGGCCTATGCGGTGCTGTCGCCGCTGCTGGTCTCGTTGACAGGATCCATCGGCCGCAGGCGGGTGCTGGCCTATGCGCTGACCGGCTTTGCGGTGGCGAACCTGCTGTCGGCGCTGGCCCCGACGGAGCTGACCCTGCACCTGACCCGGATCTTGGCGGCCGCCGGGGCAGGTCTGCTGACGCCTGTCAGCGCATCCGTCGCCGCCGGTCTGTCCGCGCCGGAGCGGCGGGGCAAGGCGCTGGCTGCGGTGGTGTTCGGTCTGACACTGGCGCAGGTGCTGGGCGTGCCGGCAGGCAGTTTCATCGCCTATACCTTCGGCTGGCGCGCGGCCTTCGTCGTCGTGGCCCTGCTGGCGGTGCCGATCGTGCCGCTGATCTGGCGGATCGTGCCGTCGGGGCTGGCGTTCCAGACCGTGACCCTGCCGGAACTTGGCCGCACCCTGCGCGATGGCCGCACGATGCTGGCGGTCGCCTTCACGGCGACCTATCTGGCGTCGGCCTATGTCGTCTATACCTACCTCGCCCCGCTGCTGGAACAGACGATGGGGTATGGGCGTAATGGCATCACGGCGGTGCTGCTCGTGTTCGGTGCGGCGGCGGTCATCGGCAACCTGGCGGGTGGGGCGGTGGCCGACCGGATCGGATCGTTCCGCACGCTGCTGGGGCTGGCGGTGGGGCAGGCAGTGGTCCTGCCGCTGTTTTCCCTGATGCCGCTGCCGGGACCGCTGCTGGTCGTGCTGATCGCGGGTTGGTCGCTGCTGGTCTGGTCAATGATCGCGGGGCAGCAGATGCGGATCATCGCCCTGCGTCCCGCAGCGGCCCCCATCGTGCTCGCCCTGAATGCGGCGGCGATCTATATCGGAGCGGCGGCGGGGTCCGCGATCGGCAGTGCAATTATCGCCATGGGCGGGATGCGCGCGCTGGGCGTCGGCGGGTCGGCTGTGGCGGTGGTGGCCACGGTGCACATCCTGTGGTCCGAGCGGCTGAACCGAAAATCGGCCTGA
- the map gene encoding type I methionyl aminopeptidase: MTDTTHLTKDGIRLYAPSDFGGMNRAGRLAATILDDIADHVFPGQTTGKLDQLITDWVTAAGATSATIGYRGYQHASCISVNHVVCHGIPGAPVPKGKDETVSKNHEKRRDDDVLKDGDILNIDVTVIVDGWYGDSSRMYVAGTPSPKAQRLIEVTHDALMVGIEAAKPGNTFGDIGHAIQVYAEAQRMSVVRDFCGHGLGRVFHAPPNVLHYGRAGSGAVLEEGMFFTIEPMINLGRPETKTLADDWTAVTLDRSLSAQFEHSIGITAQGCEIFTTSPAGRFYPTQAV; the protein is encoded by the coding sequence ATGACCGACACGACACATCTGACGAAAGACGGCATCCGGCTTTATGCGCCTTCGGATTTCGGCGGCATGAACCGCGCCGGACGACTGGCCGCAACGATCCTTGACGATATCGCCGACCACGTGTTTCCGGGGCAGACCACCGGCAAGCTCGATCAGCTGATCACCGACTGGGTGACGGCGGCGGGGGCGACATCGGCCACCATCGGTTATCGCGGGTATCAGCACGCCAGCTGCATTTCCGTCAACCACGTCGTCTGCCACGGCATTCCCGGCGCGCCGGTGCCCAAGGGCAAGGACGAGACGGTGTCCAAGAACCATGAAAAGCGGCGCGACGACGACGTGCTGAAGGATGGCGATATCCTGAACATCGACGTCACCGTCATCGTCGACGGCTGGTACGGCGACAGCAGCCGCATGTATGTGGCAGGCACCCCCAGCCCCAAGGCGCAGCGCCTGATCGAGGTCACACATGACGCGCTGATGGTGGGCATCGAGGCGGCCAAGCCCGGCAATACCTTCGGCGACATCGGCCACGCGATCCAGGTCTACGCCGAGGCGCAGCGCATGTCCGTCGTGCGCGACTTCTGCGGTCACGGTCTGGGCCGCGTGTTCCACGCGCCGCCCAACGTGCTGCACTACGGGCGCGCCGGGTCCGGGGCGGTGCTGGAAGAAGGCATGTTCTTTACCATCGAGCCGATGATCAACCTTGGCCGTCCCGAGACCAAGACGCTGGCCGACGACTGGACCGCCGTGACCCTTGACCGGTCGCTCTCGGCCCAGTTCGAGCATTCGATCGGCATCACGGCGCAGGGCTGCGAGATCTTTACCACCTCGCCCGCCGGACGGTTCTATCCCACGCAGGCCGTGTGA
- the sfsA gene encoding DNA/RNA nuclease SfsA yields MTSIAAVGFGIGFSCASGLGIARRMDFATPLIPATLIRRYKRFLADCRLEDGREVTAHVANPGAMTGTAIPGSRIWLEPNDNPRTKLDYGWRLLDVGGDFVCVDTSLANRIVGEGLRAGAVPGLAGYDVVRQEVKYADASRVDFLLTGDGPDLYLEVKSANFCRDAPLVEFPDSKTLRGARHMADLAQMVGQGHRALVFYLITRTDCTSVAVARDIDPAYAAAFDAARAAEVEVMAMDCVISPAGIVLGQVRPVADPAG; encoded by the coding sequence ATGACAAGCATCGCGGCGGTGGGGTTTGGCATTGGCTTCTCCTGTGCGTCGGGTCTTGGTATAGCCCGCCGCATGGACTTTGCCACGCCCCTGATCCCCGCGACGCTGATCCGCCGCTACAAACGCTTTCTGGCCGATTGCAGGCTGGAGGACGGGCGCGAGGTGACGGCCCATGTGGCCAACCCCGGTGCGATGACCGGCACCGCGATTCCCGGCAGCCGCATCTGGCTGGAGCCGAACGACAATCCGCGCACAAAGCTCGATTACGGCTGGCGCCTGCTGGACGTGGGCGGCGATTTCGTCTGCGTCGATACCAGCCTGGCCAATCGCATCGTGGGCGAGGGGTTGCGCGCGGGCGCCGTGCCGGGGCTGGCAGGCTATGACGTCGTGCGTCAGGAAGTGAAATACGCGGACGCCAGCCGGGTCGATTTCCTGCTGACCGGCGACGGGCCAGATCTGTATCTAGAGGTCAAGAGCGCCAATTTTTGTCGCGACGCACCCTTGGTGGAGTTTCCCGACAGCAAGACCCTGCGCGGGGCGCGCCACATGGCCGATCTGGCGCAGATGGTGGGGCAGGGGCATCGTGCGCTGGTCTTCTACCTCATCACCCGGACGGATTGCACATCGGTCGCCGTCGCCCGCGACATCGACCCCGCCTATGCGGCGGCTTTCGACGCGGCGCGCGCGGCAGAGGTCGAGGTGATGGCGATGGATTGCGTCATCTCGCCCGCGGGGATCGTGTTGGGGCAGGTGCGGCCCGTGGCGGATCCGGCCGGTTAG
- a CDS encoding competence/damage-inducible protein A, producing the protein MPNPTAAMLVIGDEILSGRTRDSNMNHLAKVLTEAGIDLKEARVVSDDQTAIVAAVQALSKAYDHVFTSGGIGPTHDDITADAIGAAFGVSVDVRDDARALLQAHYDRAGTTLNDARLRMARIPDGAALIDNPVSTAPGFTLGNVNVMAGVPAVFEAMVASVVSKLAHGAPLLSETWRIMRGEGDVAQPLSQIAQDHPDLSIGSYPFQKDGVYGTNIVIRGTEATRVAAAMAQLQALFPA; encoded by the coding sequence ATGCCAAACCCCACCGCCGCGATGCTTGTCATCGGTGATGAGATCCTCTCGGGCCGGACCCGCGATTCGAACATGAACCATCTGGCAAAGGTGCTAACAGAGGCCGGCATCGACCTGAAAGAGGCGCGCGTGGTCAGCGACGATCAGACCGCCATCGTGGCCGCCGTGCAGGCGCTGTCAAAGGCTTACGACCACGTCTTTACCTCTGGCGGGATCGGGCCGACCCATGACGACATCACCGCAGACGCCATTGGCGCGGCCTTCGGCGTCAGCGTCGATGTGCGCGACGATGCCCGCGCGCTGTTGCAGGCGCATTACGACCGCGCAGGCACGACCCTGAACGACGCGCGCCTGCGCATGGCCCGCATCCCCGACGGCGCCGCCCTGATCGACAACCCGGTCAGCACCGCACCGGGCTTTACCCTCGGCAACGTCAACGTCATGGCCGGCGTGCCCGCGGTGTTCGAGGCGATGGTCGCATCCGTCGTCAGCAAACTCGCCCACGGAGCACCGCTGCTGTCGGAGACATGGCGCATCATGCGCGGCGAAGGCGATGTGGCGCAGCCATTGTCGCAGATCGCGCAGGATCACCCGGACCTGAGCATCGGGTCCTATCCGTTCCAGAAGGACGGCGTCTATGGCACGAATATCGTGATCCGCGGGACCGAGGCCACGCGCGTCGCGGCAGCGATGGCGCAACTTCAGGCGCTGTTTCCCGCATGA
- a CDS encoding GNAT family N-acetyltransferase: protein MTDWAAVIDATWPAAARRSHGPWTIRTGAGGGNRVSAATAVAAVGLDDLDSAVSAMRDLGQEPLFMVRDGEDALDRMLADAGYIIRDPTVIRACPTASLTTEPVPPVTAFTVWPPLAAQRDIWADGGIGPARLAIMDRVQGTKTTLFGRIDDRPAGTLFVAIHDGTAMLHGLEVATHHRRKGLARHLTRAAAFWAQRQGAAEFSLLVTAANAGANALYADLGLAEVGRYHYRALPKEKS, encoded by the coding sequence ATGACCGACTGGGCTGCCGTGATCGACGCCACATGGCCCGCCGCCGCGCGCAGGTCGCACGGCCCGTGGACGATCCGCACCGGTGCCGGTGGCGGCAACCGCGTCAGCGCCGCGACGGCTGTGGCAGCGGTCGGACTGGATGACCTCGACAGCGCCGTGTCCGCCATGCGCGATCTGGGGCAAGAGCCGCTGTTCATGGTGCGGGACGGCGAGGATGCGCTGGACCGGATGCTGGCCGACGCGGGCTACATCATCCGCGACCCGACGGTGATCCGTGCCTGCCCGACCGCAAGTCTGACGACCGAACCGGTGCCTCCCGTCACCGCCTTCACCGTCTGGCCGCCACTTGCCGCCCAGCGCGACATTTGGGCGGACGGCGGGATCGGACCTGCGCGCCTGGCCATCATGGACCGGGTCCAAGGAACAAAGACCACGCTTTTCGGCCGCATCGACGACCGCCCCGCCGGGACCCTCTTCGTCGCGATCCACGATGGCACCGCGATGCTGCACGGGCTGGAGGTCGCGACGCACCACCGCCGCAAGGGCCTTGCCCGCCATTTGACCCGCGCTGCGGCGTTCTGGGCGCAGCGACAGGGGGCCGCAGAGTTCAGCCTGCTAGTCACCGCCGCCAATGCCGGCGCCAATGCGCTTTACGCCGACCTTGGGCTGGCAGAGGTCGGCCGCTATCATTACCGCGCCCTGCCAAAGGAAAAGTCATGA
- a CDS encoding peroxidase-related enzyme (This protein belongs to a clade of uncharacterized proteins related to peroxidases such as the alkylhydroperoxidase AhpD.), which produces MTDRPTALDLPQVDPLPPATQKYFDICQDKLGMVPNVLRAYAFDIAKLDAFTGLYNDLMLADSGLSKLEREMIAVVVSSINKCFYCLTAHGAAVRQLSGDPALGEMMVMNWRAADLDPRQTAMLDFADKLTTDSARIVEADRQALRDAGFTDRDIWDIASVAAFFNMTNRVASATDMRPNPDYHAQAR; this is translated from the coding sequence ATGACCGACCGTCCCACCGCCCTCGATCTGCCACAGGTCGACCCGCTGCCGCCCGCCACGCAGAAATACTTCGACATCTGTCAGGACAAGCTGGGCATGGTGCCCAATGTGCTGCGCGCCTACGCCTTCGACATCGCCAAGCTCGACGCCTTTACTGGCCTTTATAACGACCTGATGCTGGCGGACTCCGGCCTGTCAAAGCTGGAGCGTGAGATGATCGCCGTCGTCGTCTCGTCGATCAACAAGTGCTTCTATTGCCTGACCGCCCACGGGGCCGCCGTGCGGCAGTTGTCGGGCGACCCGGCGCTGGGCGAAATGATGGTGATGAACTGGCGCGCCGCCGATCTGGACCCGCGACAGACCGCGATGCTGGACTTTGCCGACAAGCTGACCACCGACAGCGCCCGCATTGTCGAGGCCGACCGGCAGGCACTACGGGACGCAGGCTTTACCGACCGCGATATCTGGGACATCGCCTCAGTCGCGGCCTTCTTCAACATGACGAATCGCGTGGCCTCTGCCACCGATATGCGCCCCAATCCCGACTATCACGCTCAGGCGCGATGA
- a CDS encoding OmpA family protein, which translates to MIRALALWLLWPGALTAQVLTLPGNATLDSDISVPLDSYDLPTGPWADGAIPATRIEGEMTTQVWRVAATGLASLQLLRPLRDQLRQAGYDITFECDTQGCGGFDFRFGTIVAAPPAMQVDLSDFRFLSATRQIGGDTRAVSLLVSRTPQAGFVQVIRVVPADAQEVPPLTAADAPAARAPGPATSGPVTTGPTPPSPGATGDLAQALTETGHAVLDGVTFQTGDVTLSDAKMPVLQRLADFMAANPALQVSIVGHTDSQGGLDGNIAISKRRAAAVIARLVADYGADGARLTAAGMGYLAPVASNLDPAGRAANRRVEAVVTGPIN; encoded by the coding sequence ATGATCCGCGCGCTGGCCCTGTGGTTGCTGTGGCCCGGCGCGCTGACAGCACAGGTGCTGACCCTGCCCGGCAACGCGACGCTGGACAGCGATATCAGCGTGCCGCTGGACAGCTACGACCTGCCAACCGGGCCATGGGCCGACGGCGCGATCCCCGCCACTCGGATCGAGGGCGAGATGACCACGCAGGTCTGGCGCGTGGCCGCCACCGGCCTTGCCAGCCTGCAACTGCTGCGCCCGCTGCGCGACCAGTTGCGACAAGCGGGGTATGACATAACCTTCGAATGCGACACCCAAGGCTGCGGCGGCTTTGATTTCCGGTTCGGCACGATCGTCGCAGCCCCGCCCGCGATGCAGGTCGATCTGTCGGATTTCCGGTTTCTGTCAGCGACACGGCAGATCGGTGGCGACACCCGTGCGGTCAGCCTGCTAGTCAGCCGCACGCCGCAGGCAGGCTTCGTGCAAGTGATCCGGGTGGTGCCTGCGGATGCGCAAGAGGTACCGCCCCTGACCGCTGCCGATGCCCCCGCAGCCCGCGCCCCCGGCCCCGCGACCAGTGGCCCCGTGACCACCGGCCCCACGCCCCCCAGCCCTGGCGCCACTGGCGATCTGGCGCAGGCGCTGACCGAAACCGGCCATGCGGTGCTGGACGGCGTGACCTTCCAGACCGGCGACGTCACATTGTCAGACGCCAAGATGCCCGTTCTGCAGCGGCTGGCAGATTTTATGGCGGCGAACCCGGCCCTGCAGGTCAGCATCGTCGGCCACACGGACAGCCAAGGGGGGCTGGACGGCAATATCGCGATCTCGAAACGACGTGCGGCGGCGGTGATCGCCCGGCTGGTGGCGGACTATGGCGCCGACGGGGCGCGGCTGACCGCGGCAGGGATGGGCTATCTGGCGCCGGTCGCCAGCAATCTGGATCCCGCCGGGCGCGCGGCAAACCGCAGGGTCGAAGCCGTGGTCACAGGGCCGATCAACTAG
- a CDS encoding LysR family transcriptional regulator, producing the protein MDRLTEMEAFATVVDQGGFTDAARKMGISKSAVSKHVSSLEARLGARLLNRTTRRVSPTEIGLAYYDRARRVLNDAGEADALVTSMQSAPSGLLRISVATDFGVNHLSPVLGDFLSEFPDITVNMVLNNRYVELISEGFDMAVRIGELEDSTLRARKLTDTTRRMIASPGYFAKHGRPEKIDDLNDHKLLHYSNAANSAVWKLTAPSGEKRQVRTAGWLTVNDGQSLLNACVGGLGIAYLPSFLYGDAMSKGLVEEAIPDLPADTQGIYAVYPPGRFTQPKVRAFIDFLVHAFAEKGPDAW; encoded by the coding sequence ATGGATCGCCTTACCGAAATGGAAGCCTTTGCCACGGTGGTGGATCAGGGCGGTTTCACCGACGCAGCACGCAAGATGGGGATATCGAAATCCGCCGTCTCGAAACACGTCTCCTCTCTCGAGGCGCGTCTGGGCGCACGTCTGCTGAACCGCACCACCCGCCGCGTCAGCCCGACCGAGATCGGTCTGGCCTATTACGACCGCGCCCGCCGCGTGTTGAACGACGCGGGCGAGGCGGATGCGCTGGTGACGTCGATGCAATCCGCACCTTCGGGTCTGCTGCGCATTTCCGTGGCCACCGACTTCGGCGTGAACCACCTGTCGCCGGTGCTGGGTGATTTCCTGTCGGAATTCCCCGACATCACCGTCAACATGGTGCTGAACAACCGCTACGTGGAACTGATCAGCGAAGGCTTCGACATGGCCGTGCGGATCGGAGAGCTGGAGGATTCCACCCTGCGCGCCCGCAAGCTGACCGACACCACACGGCGGATGATCGCCTCACCGGGCTATTTCGCGAAACACGGCCGGCCCGAGAAGATCGACGACCTGAACGACCACAAGCTGCTGCATTATTCCAACGCCGCCAATTCCGCTGTCTGGAAACTGACGGCGCCCTCGGGGGAAAAGCGTCAGGTCCGCACGGCAGGCTGGCTCACCGTGAACGATGGCCAGTCGCTGTTGAACGCATGCGTCGGCGGCCTCGGCATCGCTTACCTGCCTAGCTTCCTCTACGGTGATGCCATGTCCAAGGGGCTGGTCGAAGAGGCGATCCCCGATCTGCCCGCCGACACGCAGGGGATCTACGCCGTCTATCCGCCGGGCCGGTTTACCCAGCCCAAGGTGCGTGCTTTCATCGATTTTCTTGTCCACGCCTTCGCGGAAAAGGGTCCGGACGCCTGGTAA